In the genome of Chrysiogenia bacterium, the window TCACGTTTTCACCTCGTTCAAGGGTGGTGTCTACCTGCCGCGCGCGGACAGCAACAACCCCGGCACGCAGGATATCAAGGATATTTATGGCAAGGCCGACTACCTGCTCTCGATGCGGGTGGGCGTGGTTGCCGACGACGGCACGTTCGGCGTGCGCGGTTCCTGGACCATTCCCGGAACGCTCGCGCTCTCGGTCGAGGGCAGTTTCTATCGCGCATCGGGATCCGACATCAATTCGCCCACTACCGATCTGGTCCTTTACATGGTTCCGGTGACAGTGGGCCTTGAATACGGATTCCGCTACAGCGAGGAGCAGCTTCTCGTGCCCTATGTCGGGGTCGGATATGGCGGCGTGTATTTCCGGGAAACACTGCGCGGTCCGATCAACCAGAAGCTCGACGGCGGGCGCTTCGGCTGGAGTGCCGAGGCCGGGCTCCGTATCCTTCTCGACAGCTTCGATCGT includes:
- a CDS encoding outer membrane beta-barrel protein, with the translated sequence MIRRILIVAVLVLGIVMSLAPGAQAGAVKRRGGPFHVFTSFKGGVYLPRADSNNPGTQDIKDIYGKADYLLSMRVGVVADDGTFGVRGSWTIPGTLALSVEGSFYRASGSDINSPTTDLVLYMVPVTVGLEYGFRYSEEQLLVPYVGVGYGGVYFRETLRGPINQKLDGGRFGWSAEAGLRILLDSFDRAAERSFQHSVGVTNTFVDFRMRYQSINGFDTGFDFTGLAFDGGLTVEF